Proteins found in one Bartonella krasnovii genomic segment:
- the tpiA gene encoding triose-phosphate isomerase, with amino-acid sequence MSPNIRPFLAGNWKMNGTGEALGELRAIATGMSSDLSHLFEALICVPATLLSRAYDTLDGENLLLGGQDCHFDDHGPYTGDISAFMLKESGASHVILGHSERRTVYQENDAIVCAKVQAAWRAGLVALVCIGETLEERDNNKVLDVLSQQLEGSLPDDATAENAIIAYEPVWAIGTGNTATSEDIAKVHHFIRNKMRSRFGDEGNKIRLLYGGSVKPSNAFELLSIPHVNGALIGGASLKAIDFLTICDVCRKL; translated from the coding sequence ATGTCTCCAAATATTCGGCCTTTTCTTGCTGGAAATTGGAAAATGAATGGAACGGGTGAAGCGCTTGGAGAGCTGCGTGCTATTGCTACAGGCATGAGCTCTGATCTCAGTCATCTATTTGAAGCGCTCATTTGTGTTCCAGCAACGCTTTTATCGCGTGCTTATGATACGCTGGATGGTGAAAATCTCCTTTTAGGAGGACAAGATTGTCACTTTGATGATCATGGTCCTTATACGGGGGATATTTCAGCTTTTATGCTTAAAGAATCCGGAGCAAGTCATGTTATTCTTGGACATTCGGAACGTCGTACAGTATATCAGGAAAATGATGCAATTGTCTGTGCTAAAGTGCAAGCAGCGTGGCGCGCAGGTCTTGTGGCGCTTGTGTGCATTGGTGAAACATTGGAGGAGCGTGATAATAATAAAGTGTTGGATGTTCTTTCGCAGCAGCTTGAAGGATCTTTACCAGATGATGCAACAGCAGAGAATGCCATTATCGCTTATGAACCTGTTTGGGCGATAGGTACTGGCAATACAGCAACTTCAGAAGATATTGCAAAAGTGCACCATTTCATTCGTAATAAGATGCGCTCTCGTTTTGGTGATGAAGGTAATAAGATACGTTTGCTTTATGGTGGATCTGTAAAGCCATCCAATGCCTTTGAGCTTTTAAGCATTCCTCATGTTAATGGAGCTTTGATCGGTGGAGCCAGTTTAAAAGCGATTGATTTTTTAACGATTTGTGATGTTTGTCGTAAATTATAG
- the secG gene encoding preprotein translocase subunit SecG: MQTVLIVIHLLIVITLVGVILIQPSEGGGLGVSNSSGLMKTRGSRNPLTRLTAILACCFFVVSIGLTVVGSISNSSSDILKRIPVNSEQSSTNKGSESIPSSDSKSSPSILEQLGGTSDSPKEQKSLKNPEAETPVPPVLENTIPDNSTK, encoded by the coding sequence ATGCAAACAGTACTTATTGTTATTCATTTATTGATTGTAATTACTTTGGTTGGTGTGATCTTAATCCAACCTTCAGAAGGCGGTGGGCTCGGTGTGAGTAATAGCTCAGGGTTGATGAAAACCCGTGGATCTCGAAATCCTTTAACACGGTTGACAGCTATTTTAGCCTGTTGTTTTTTTGTTGTGTCTATTGGACTTACTGTTGTGGGAAGTATATCAAATTCGAGTTCTGACATTTTAAAGCGTATACCGGTTAATTCAGAGCAGAGCTCTACCAATAAAGGCTCAGAATCAATTCCATCATCAGATAGTAAGTCTTCCCCTTCTATTCTTGAACAGCTAGGAGGGACTTCGGATTCTCCGAAGGAACAAAAATCGCTTAAAAATCCTGAAGCGGAAACCCCAGTTCCACCGGTTCTTGAAAATACAATTCCGGATAACAGTACAAAATAG
- a CDS encoding CTP synthase, which produces MARYVFITGGVVSSLGKGIAAAALAALLQARGYRVRLRKLDPYLNVDPGTMSPYQHGEVFVTDDGAETDLDLGHYERFTGRSANSQDNITTGRIYRNIIERERRGDYLGATVQVIPHVTDEIKRFITSGNEEFDFVLCEIGGTVGDIEAMPFLEAIRQLGNELSRQNVVYVHLTLMPYIPSAGELKTKPTQHSVKELQSIGISPDILLVRADRSIPETERCKLSLFCNVRAKAVIQALDMPTIYDVPMAYHKEGLDSEVLCAFGIDSAPPPQMDQWEDITHRIHHPEGEVTIAVVGKYTGLKDAYKSLIEAIAHGGLANKVKVNIEWIDSQVLEKEDSVLALQKAHGILVPGAFGARGAEGKIRAIRFARERKIPFLGICFGMQLACIEAARNIAQIENASSSEFCETENPIVGLMTEWLRGDVLEKRTRNGDLGGSMRLGAFTAELKEESHIAQIYGMTKIVERHRHRYEVNIDYKDKLEQCGLIFSGMSPDGILPETIEYVDHPWFIGVQYHPELKSRPFDPHPLFSSFIEAAVEQSRLV; this is translated from the coding sequence ATGGCACGTTATGTTTTTATTACTGGTGGTGTGGTTTCTTCCCTTGGAAAAGGCATCGCAGCGGCGGCGTTGGCAGCGTTATTACAGGCTCGTGGCTATCGTGTGCGCCTTCGCAAACTTGATCCCTATTTAAATGTTGATCCGGGGACGATGTCGCCTTATCAACATGGTGAGGTATTTGTGACTGATGATGGTGCGGAAACGGATCTTGATCTTGGCCATTATGAGCGCTTTACGGGGCGTTCTGCAAATAGCCAAGATAATATTACAACAGGGCGTATTTATCGCAATATCATTGAACGAGAACGGCGTGGTGATTATTTGGGGGCAACAGTTCAAGTTATTCCTCATGTTACGGATGAAATTAAGCGATTTATTACGAGCGGAAATGAAGAATTTGATTTTGTTTTATGTGAAATAGGTGGAACAGTTGGTGATATTGAAGCCATGCCTTTTCTCGAAGCGATTCGTCAGCTTGGTAATGAACTTTCCCGACAAAATGTTGTTTATGTCCACCTTACATTAATGCCTTATATTCCTTCAGCAGGTGAGTTAAAAACGAAACCAACACAACATTCTGTCAAAGAATTACAATCAATTGGTATTTCTCCTGATATTTTACTTGTACGAGCAGATCGGTCTATTCCGGAAACAGAGCGGTGCAAATTATCACTTTTTTGCAATGTTCGTGCCAAAGCGGTCATTCAGGCATTAGATATGCCAACAATTTATGATGTTCCCATGGCCTATCATAAAGAAGGTTTAGATTCTGAAGTTCTTTGTGCTTTTGGAATTGATTCGGCACCTCCTCCTCAGATGGATCAGTGGGAAGATATTACGCATCGCATTCACCACCCCGAAGGAGAAGTTACGATTGCTGTTGTTGGAAAATATACGGGGTTAAAGGATGCTTATAAATCTCTTATCGAAGCGATTGCGCATGGTGGTTTAGCGAATAAAGTAAAAGTTAATATTGAGTGGATTGATTCGCAAGTTCTTGAAAAAGAAGATTCCGTTTTAGCTTTACAAAAAGCGCATGGAATTTTGGTTCCTGGGGCTTTTGGGGCTCGAGGGGCAGAAGGAAAAATTCGAGCAATTCGATTCGCACGAGAGCGTAAAATTCCATTTTTAGGGATTTGTTTTGGAATGCAATTGGCCTGTATAGAAGCTGCACGCAATATTGCACAGATTGAGAATGCTTCATCGAGTGAGTTTTGCGAAACAGAAAATCCAATTGTAGGTTTAATGACAGAATGGCTCAGAGGCGATGTTCTTGAAAAACGGACAAGAAATGGTGATCTCGGTGGATCCATGCGTCTTGGGGCTTTTACTGCTGAATTAAAAGAAGAAAGTCATATTGCCCAAATTTATGGAATGACAAAGATTGTTGAACGGCATCGTCATCGTTATGAAGTTAATATTGATTATAAAGATAAGTTAGAGCAGTGCGGTTTGATTTTTTCTGGCATGTCTCCCGATGGTATTTTGCCGGAAACGATAGAATATGTAGATCATCCATGGTTCATCGGTGTTCAATATCATCCAGAATTAAAATCACGTCCTTTTGATCCACATCCGCTTTTTTCTTCTTTTATTGAGGCAGCTGTAGAACAAAGTCGATTGGTTTAA
- the kdsA gene encoding 3-deoxy-8-phosphooctulonate synthase, whose protein sequence is MTKPNARVKVGNVIFSNEMPLSLIAGPCQMESRDHAFEIAGRIKTIADQLGIGFVYKSSYDKANRTSLNAARGIGLEKAMAIFSDLKKEFDCPILTDVHTEEQCSIVSSTVDILQIPAFLCRQTDLLVAAAKTGCVINIKKGQFLAPWDMENVLKKVVYSGNPNVMLCERGTSFGYNRLISDMRSLPILRSFGAPVIFDATHSVQEPGGQGASSGGQRQFVEILARAAVSVGVAGIFLETHQDPDHAPSDGPNMVKIDNLQRLLETLMEFDHLSKKLN, encoded by the coding sequence ATGACAAAACCAAATGCGCGTGTAAAAGTTGGAAATGTTATTTTTTCAAATGAAATGCCCCTTTCATTAATTGCAGGGCCGTGTCAGATGGAAAGTCGTGATCATGCTTTTGAAATAGCTGGTCGTATTAAAACAATTGCCGATCAGCTTGGTATCGGGTTTGTTTATAAATCAAGTTACGATAAAGCCAACCGAACTTCTTTGAATGCAGCACGTGGCATTGGTCTTGAAAAAGCAATGGCTATTTTTTCTGATTTAAAAAAAGAGTTTGATTGTCCCATATTGACTGATGTGCATACCGAAGAGCAATGTAGCATTGTTTCTTCTACGGTTGATATTTTACAAATACCTGCTTTTTTATGTCGTCAAACAGATCTTTTAGTCGCAGCCGCAAAAACAGGATGTGTTATTAATATCAAAAAGGGGCAGTTTTTAGCGCCGTGGGATATGGAGAATGTTTTAAAAAAGGTTGTTTACAGTGGTAATCCAAATGTTATGCTTTGTGAGCGCGGCACATCATTTGGCTATAATCGACTTATTTCGGATATGCGTTCGTTGCCTATTTTACGTTCATTTGGAGCTCCTGTTATTTTTGATGCAACACATTCTGTTCAAGAACCTGGAGGGCAGGGGGCTTCATCTGGAGGACAGCGTCAATTTGTTGAAATATTAGCGCGTGCGGCTGTTTCTGTTGGGGTTGCCGGTATTTTTTTAGAAACACATCAAGATCCAGATCATGCCCCTTCTGATGGACCCAATATGGTTAAAATTGATAATTTACAAAGATTACTTGAGACTCTAATGGAATTTGATCATTTGTCAAAGAAGTTGAATTAA
- the eno gene encoding phosphopyruvate hydratase, producing MTIIVDIIGREVLDSRGNPTVEVDVHLENGAFGRALVPSGASTGAHEAIELRDGGPRYQGKGVEKAVAAVNGEILEELGGRDARDQIAIDQAMIALDGTPNKARLGANALLGVSLAVAKAAADSLNLPLYRYIGGPQAHILPTPMMNIINGGVHADNLIDFQEFMIIPVGAPSVKEAIRYGAEIFHALKKRLKDAGYNTNVGDEGGFAPQFKSADQAIDFIIESIITCGYKPGEQIAIGLDCASTEFYKNGSYFYKGEEKCRDIQEQVDYLAHLVKSYPIVTIEDGMAEDDWEGWKLLTDTIGKKCQLVGDDLFVTNSARLHDGIKMGVGNSILIKVNQIGTLSETLDAVEVAHKAGYRAIISHRSGETEDSFIADLAVATNCGQIKTGSLARSDRLAKYNQLIRIEEMLGVQARYAGDVYR from the coding sequence ATGACAATCATTGTTGATATCATTGGACGTGAAGTTCTTGATAGCCGTGGTAATCCGACGGTAGAAGTTGACGTTCATTTGGAAAATGGCGCTTTTGGTCGCGCGTTGGTTCCCTCAGGAGCTTCAACGGGGGCACATGAGGCTATAGAGCTTCGTGATGGTGGTCCGCGTTATCAAGGGAAAGGTGTTGAAAAAGCAGTTGCTGCAGTTAATGGCGAAATTCTTGAAGAACTTGGTGGGAGGGATGCAAGAGACCAAATTGCTATTGATCAAGCAATGATTGCTTTGGATGGAACGCCAAACAAAGCCCGTCTTGGTGCCAATGCACTTCTTGGTGTTTCATTGGCTGTTGCAAAAGCCGCTGCGGACTCATTAAATTTACCCTTGTATCGTTATATTGGTGGACCACAAGCGCATATTCTTCCAACACCTATGATGAATATTATTAATGGTGGGGTTCATGCTGATAACTTAATTGATTTTCAAGAGTTTATGATTATTCCGGTAGGAGCCCCTAGCGTGAAAGAAGCTATCCGTTATGGTGCTGAAATTTTCCATGCGTTGAAAAAGCGTTTAAAAGATGCGGGATATAATACCAATGTTGGTGATGAAGGTGGTTTTGCACCTCAATTTAAAAGTGCAGACCAAGCAATTGATTTTATTATAGAATCCATAATAACATGTGGCTATAAACCAGGTGAGCAAATTGCCATTGGTTTAGACTGTGCTTCCACTGAATTTTATAAAAATGGTTCATATTTTTATAAAGGTGAGGAAAAATGTCGTGACATCCAAGAACAGGTAGATTACTTGGCGCACCTTGTGAAAAGTTATCCTATTGTTACCATTGAAGATGGAATGGCAGAGGATGATTGGGAAGGTTGGAAGCTTCTTACTGACACAATTGGAAAAAAATGTCAGCTTGTTGGCGATGATTTATTTGTAACAAATTCAGCACGTTTGCATGATGGTATTAAAATGGGGGTAGGCAATTCTATTCTCATAAAAGTTAATCAAATTGGGACATTGAGTGAAACACTTGATGCTGTAGAAGTCGCACATAAAGCAGGTTATCGTGCCATTATATCTCATCGCTCAGGCGAAACGGAGGATTCTTTCATAGCAGATCTTGCGGTTGCAACGAATTGTGGACAAATTAAAACAGGTTCTCTTGCTCGTTCGGATAGATTAGCAAAATACAATCAACTTATTCGTATTGAAGAAATGCTAGGGGTCCAAGCACGTTATGCTGGTGATGTATATCGTTGA
- a CDS encoding TM2 domain-containing protein: protein MRGTIISQDQGTYLVSGDDGKRYQFATWDWLGKKPPRIGDTVDFVCEGGVVSSVFPLLRSGTENSKIMFALLCWCAGIFGVHRFMVGRVRTGALMLVLSLSVAGLVITGIWAIVDFILILAGKFTDKNGNQITDL, encoded by the coding sequence ATGAGAGGTACAATTATTAGTCAAGATCAAGGAACATATCTCGTTTCGGGTGATGATGGTAAGCGTTATCAGTTTGCGACTTGGGATTGGTTGGGAAAGAAACCCCCGAGGATTGGTGATACTGTTGACTTTGTCTGCGAAGGAGGTGTCGTTAGTTCTGTTTTTCCATTGTTGAGATCAGGTACAGAAAACTCAAAAATAATGTTTGCACTCCTTTGTTGGTGTGCAGGTATTTTTGGTGTCCATCGCTTTATGGTGGGGAGAGTTCGGACGGGTGCTTTAATGCTCGTTCTATCTTTATCGGTTGCTGGATTGGTGATCACTGGTATTTGGGCAATTGTTGATTTCATACTCATTCTTGCTGGAAAATTTACGGATAAAAATGGGAATCAGATTACAGATCTGTAA
- a CDS encoding TM2 domain-containing protein → MKGMIIGQDQGMYLVSGDDGKRYQFSCEDWLGKKAPKVGDTVDFVCEGESIKSVLPFGDRTTIEQSRLALALVCWFFGWLGIHRFMAGKIATGIVMLVLSILGIIIGFFTLGIGFVFFIVFITMPWSFIDFIVILSGYFRDVNGNKITKW, encoded by the coding sequence ATGAAAGGTATGATTATTGGTCAAGATCAAGGGATGTATCTTGTTTCGGGAGATGATGGCAAACGTTATCAATTTTCGTGTGAAGATTGGTTAGGAAAAAAAGCACCAAAGGTAGGAGACACTGTTGATTTTGTGTGTGAAGGAGAGAGCATTAAGTCTGTTCTCCCTTTTGGGGATCGAACAACAATAGAACAATCGCGATTAGCTTTAGCTCTTGTTTGTTGGTTTTTTGGATGGTTGGGCATTCACCGCTTTATGGCCGGTAAAATTGCAACAGGTATAGTAATGCTTGTCTTAAGTATACTAGGTATAATAATTGGATTTTTTACTCTGGGGATCGGATTTGTTTTTTTTATTGTTTTTATAACTATGCCTTGGTCATTTATTGATTTTATAGTTATTTTATCTGGGTATTTTAGGGATGTAAATGGCAATAAAATTACAAAGTGGTAG
- a CDS encoding TM2 domain-containing protein: MKGKIISQDQGTYFISGADGKRYQFANWDWSGKKPPKVGDMVDFVCEGDTVKSIFPISTEGQSQQSKVTLAVVCFFLGGLGIHRFMVGKIVTGIIMLLITIISVISIISVIFMPVGLIGIFLIITPWVLIDFIVILTGNFKDKDGHKITS, translated from the coding sequence ATGAAAGGTAAGATTATTAGTCAGGATCAGGGAACATATTTCATTTCAGGAGCTGATGGTAAGCGCTATCAGTTTGCGAATTGGGATTGGTCAGGAAAAAAGCCGCCGAAGGTTGGTGATATGGTTGATTTTGTCTGTGAAGGGGATACCGTTAAATCTATTTTCCCTATCTCGACTGAAGGTCAGTCACAACAATCAAAAGTGACGTTAGCAGTCGTTTGCTTTTTTTTGGGTGGATTGGGGATTCATCGTTTTATGGTTGGTAAAATTGTAACAGGCATTATAATGCTTCTTATAACTATAATAAGTGTAATAAGTATAATAAGTGTAATATTTATGCCGGTAGGGCTTATAGGGATTTTTTTGATAATTACACCTTGGGTATTGATTGATTTTATAGTCATTTTAACAGGAAATTTTAAGGACAAAGATGGGCATAAAATCACAAGTTAG
- a CDS encoding FtsB family cell division protein, which translates to MWTKQKRRSIKVRFVLPLMTVGVLSYFSYHIYHGEYGLYSRSEVNQQISELEKELHKIEAEREFIEKRISLLRNGHIEKDMLDEYVRKNLNFSKPNELTVLMP; encoded by the coding sequence ATGTGGACAAAGCAGAAACGTCGATCAATCAAAGTGCGTTTTGTACTACCGCTTATGACGGTGGGTGTTTTAAGCTATTTCAGTTACCATATTTATCATGGTGAGTATGGGCTATATTCACGCAGTGAAGTTAATCAGCAGATTAGTGAATTAGAAAAGGAGCTTCATAAAATAGAAGCTGAGCGGGAGTTCATTGAAAAGCGTATTTCTCTTTTACGTAATGGACATATTGAAAAGGATATGTTGGATGAATATGTCCGAAAGAATTTAAATTTTTCTAAGCCAAATGAATTGACAGTCTTAATGCCTTAA
- the pdhA gene encoding pyruvate dehydrogenase (acetyl-transferring) E1 component subunit alpha: MAERLKKNSALVARTALSSTTKKASIADFTKEEEIDAYREMLLIRRFEEKAGQLYGMGLIGGFCHLYIGQEAVVIGTLKATKEGDQVITSYRDHGHMLAVGMSPRGVMAELTGRQGGFSKGKGGSMHMFSKEKNFYGGHGIVGAQVPIGSGLAFSNQYLGKDNVTLVYFGDGAANQGQVYESFNMASLWKLPVVYIIENNQYAMGTSVSRASAETDFSRRGLSFEIPGIVVDGMDVRSVKGAADEAISWARSGKGPIILDMQTYRYRGHSMSDPAKYRSKEEVQKIKEEHDPIDQVKSRILKQNWASEDALKSIEKEVRAIVADAADFAQSDQEPDASELYTDILV, from the coding sequence ATGGCAGAACGACTTAAAAAAAATTCTGCGTTGGTGGCGCGCACTGCATTATCAAGCACCACAAAGAAAGCATCAATAGCAGATTTTACAAAAGAGGAAGAAATTGATGCCTATCGTGAAATGCTTTTAATTCGCCGTTTTGAAGAAAAAGCAGGACAACTTTATGGTATGGGGCTTATTGGGGGATTTTGTCATCTTTATATTGGACAGGAAGCTGTTGTTATCGGAACATTAAAGGCAACAAAAGAAGGTGATCAAGTTATTACGTCTTACCGTGACCATGGTCATATGTTAGCTGTTGGGATGAGCCCGCGGGGCGTCATGGCAGAATTAACGGGACGCCAAGGGGGATTTTCCAAAGGCAAAGGTGGCTCGATGCATATGTTCTCTAAAGAAAAGAATTTTTATGGGGGCCATGGTATTGTTGGTGCGCAGGTTCCCATAGGTTCAGGCTTGGCATTTTCGAATCAATATCTTGGTAAAGATAATGTGACATTGGTTTATTTTGGTGATGGCGCTGCAAATCAGGGGCAGGTTTACGAAAGTTTTAATATGGCTTCACTTTGGAAGCTGCCCGTAGTTTATATTATTGAAAACAATCAGTATGCTATGGGAACATCCGTTTCACGTGCATCTGCAGAAACTGATTTTTCTCGCCGCGGTCTTTCTTTTGAAATTCCAGGCATTGTTGTTGACGGTATGGATGTTCGCTCCGTAAAAGGAGCTGCTGATGAAGCAATTTCTTGGGCTCGTTCAGGGAAAGGTCCGATCATTCTCGATATGCAGACCTATCGCTATCGTGGTCATTCCATGTCTGATCCAGCAAAATATCGCTCTAAAGAAGAAGTCCAAAAAATAAAAGAGGAACACGATCCGATTGATCAAGTAAAAAGTCGGATTCTTAAACAAAATTGGGCGAGCGAAGATGCTTTAAAATCGATTGAGAAAGAAGTCCGTGCAATTGTTGCTGACGCAGCAGATTTTGCACAAAGTGATCAAGAGCCAGATGCTTCTGAGCTCTATACTGATATTTTAGTTTGA
- a CDS encoding pyruvate dehydrogenase complex E1 component subunit beta, whose protein sequence is MSIDILMPALSPTMEEGKLSKWLKKEGDKVSSGDVIAEIETDKATMEVEAVDEGTLGKIFVPEGSEGVKVNSVIAVLLEEGERAEDISHPTNTAQKPEVSSPSLPSSVPQSLAFAPPPDFDIPAGTEMVTMTVREALNQALAEEMRRDEKVFLMGEEVAQYQGAYKVSQGLLEEFGERRVIDTPITEHGFAGLAVGAAFGGLRPVVEFMTFNFAMQAMDQIINSAAKTRYMSGGQMTAPMVFRGPNGAAARVGAQHSQCYAAWYGHIPGLKVVMPYSAADAKGLLKAAIRDDNPVIFLENEILYGHQFEVPQLDDFILPIGRARLHKSGQDVTIVACGIGMHYAVQALPEIEKLGIDVELIDLRTIRPMDLPTILSSVKKTGRLVTIEEGFPQSSVGTEIATRVMQQAFDYLDAPIATISGKDVPMPYAANLEKLALPDTAEIIEAVKAVTYRA, encoded by the coding sequence ATGTCTATTGATATTTTGATGCCGGCGCTTTCGCCAACGATGGAAGAAGGTAAACTGTCTAAATGGCTCAAGAAAGAAGGTGATAAGGTTAGCTCTGGCGATGTTATTGCTGAAATTGAAACGGATAAGGCGACAATGGAAGTAGAGGCTGTTGATGAAGGTACTCTTGGTAAAATTTTTGTGCCTGAAGGCTCTGAAGGCGTAAAGGTTAACAGTGTTATTGCAGTTTTGTTAGAAGAAGGTGAGCGTGCTGAAGATATTTCACACCCTACCAATACAGCGCAAAAACCTGAAGTGTCCTCTCCTTCTCTTCCTTCATCAGTTCCCCAGTCTCTTGCTTTTGCTCCACCTCCTGATTTTGATATTCCAGCGGGAACAGAAATGGTGACAATGACAGTTCGTGAAGCGCTTAATCAGGCTTTGGCTGAAGAAATGCGGCGTGATGAAAAGGTTTTTCTCATGGGGGAAGAAGTTGCGCAATATCAAGGAGCCTATAAGGTTAGTCAAGGTTTGTTGGAAGAATTCGGGGAACGGCGCGTTATTGATACCCCAATTACAGAACATGGTTTTGCTGGACTGGCTGTTGGTGCAGCATTTGGAGGGTTACGTCCTGTTGTCGAGTTTATGACATTTAATTTTGCTATGCAGGCAATGGATCAAATTATTAACTCAGCAGCAAAGACGCGTTATATGTCTGGTGGACAAATGACAGCTCCTATGGTTTTCCGTGGTCCCAATGGCGCGGCTGCTCGTGTTGGGGCTCAACATTCTCAATGCTATGCTGCTTGGTATGGTCATATTCCAGGTTTGAAAGTTGTTATGCCTTATAGTGCTGCAGATGCAAAAGGTTTGCTAAAAGCGGCTATTCGTGATGATAATCCTGTTATTTTTCTTGAAAATGAAATTTTGTATGGGCATCAATTTGAGGTACCTCAACTCGATGATTTTATTTTGCCTATTGGTCGGGCACGACTTCATAAGTCTGGACAAGATGTGACGATTGTTGCCTGTGGGATTGGTATGCATTATGCTGTTCAAGCATTACCAGAAATTGAAAAACTTGGTATTGATGTTGAGTTAATTGATTTACGAACCATTCGTCCGATGGATCTTCCGACAATTCTTTCTTCCGTTAAAAAGACGGGCCGTTTGGTAACAATTGAAGAGGGTTTTCCTCAGTCATCTGTAGGAACTGAAATAGCAACGCGTGTTATGCAACAGGCTTTTGATTATCTTGATGCGCCAATTGCGACGATTTCTGGCAAAGATGTTCCGATGCCTTATGCTGCTAATCTTGAGAAGTTGGCTTTGCCTGATACTGCTGAAATTATTGAGGCCGTTAAGGCTGTGACGTACAGAGCATAA